The Arachis hypogaea cultivar Tifrunner chromosome 16, arahy.Tifrunner.gnm2.J5K5, whole genome shotgun sequence genome contains a region encoding:
- the LOC112758000 gene encoding probable receptor-like protein kinase At5g18500, with product MGGNLNAELSKKTPFLGLKVWEIVGVVVGLSIIMILSLLSLCLTSRKKSRKSNDKNIPVSQIPTVSKEIKEVRVEQVSPNGFASHDGILLTIHDKTDDKESDKVMVHLGVGKMKNNGGSSSQLGSFHPIEKDGGGSLSGEDGSFGTVAVHNHSSSYPITAPSPLSGLPEFSHLGWGHWFTLRDLELATNRFSKDNVIGEGGYGVVYRGQLINGTPVAVKKILNNIGQAEKEFRVEVEAIGHVRHKNLVRLLGYCIEGTHRMLVYEYVNNGNLEQWLHGGMRHHGYLTWEARIKILLGTAKALAYLHEAIEPKVVHRDIKSSNILIDDDFNAKVSDFGLAKLLGAGKSHVTTRVMGTFGYVAPEYANTGLLNEKSDVYSFGVLLLEAITGRDPVDYGRPTHEVNLVDWLKMMVGNRRSEEVMDPNIETKPSIRALKRALLTALRCLDPDSEKRPKMSQVVRMLESEEYPLAREDRRNRRNRGESGDIDSQKDYSDTDKSEIQGSR from the exons ATGGGTGGTAATCTTAATGCTGAATTATCCAAGAAAACTCCATTTCTTGGCCTCAAGGTTTGGGAAATAGTTGGAGTTGTGGTTGGATTGTCTATTATTATGATCCTCTCCTTGCTCTCACTGTGTCTTACCTCAAGGAAGAAATCTAGAAAATCCAATGATAAGAACATTCCTGTTAGTCAGATACCAACTGTCTCAAAGGAAATCAAGGAAGTGCGGGTTGAGCAAGTATCACCGAATGGGTTTGCTTCCCATGATGGAATACTTCTTACCATTCATGACAAAACCGACGACAAAGAATCAGACAAGGTCATGGTTCATTTAGGTGTGGGGAAGATGAAGAATAATGGGGGTAGTAGCAGCCAATTAGGCTCATTTCATCCCATAGAGAAAGATGGAGGTGGGTCACTTTCTGGAGAAGATGGTAGCTTCGGCACGGTTGCGGTGCACAACCACTCTTCTTCTTACCCTATAACAGCTCCTTCGCCTCTGTCTGGCCTCCCAGAGTTCTCTCACTTGGGCTGGGGTCACTGGTTTACCTTGAGGGATCTTGAACTTGCTACGAACCGTTTTTCCAAAGACAATGTCATCGGTGAAGGTGGTTATGGAGTTGTTTACCGTGGACAGTTGATCAACGGGACACCGGTGGCAGTTAAAAAGATACTCAACAACAT TGGTCAAGCTGAGAAAGAATTTAGAGTGGAAGTTGAAGCCATTGGACATGTCCGGCACAAAAACTTGGTTCGCCTTTTGGGGTACTGCATTGAAGGGACTCACAG GATGTTAGTCTATGAGTATGTGAATAATGGAAACTTGGAGCAATGGCTTCATGGAGGTATGCGTCACCATGGATATCTTACCTGGGAAGCGCGTATCAAGATTCTCCTTGGCACGGCCAAAGC GCTTGCATATTTGCATGAAGCAATTGAGCCAAAGGTGGTACACCGAGATATAAAGTCAAGTAATATATTAATTGATGATGATTTCAATGCCAAGGTTTCTGATTTTGGCCTGGCAAAGTTATTGGGTGCTGGAAAGAGTCATGTCACAACACGAGTTATGGGAACCTTTGG GTATGTGGCTCCTGAATATGCAAATACTGGCCTTCTTAATGAAAAGAGTGATGTTTATAGCTTTGGTGTTTTGCTACTGGAAGCAATTACCGGAAGAGATCCAGTAGACTATGGACGCCCAACACATGAA GTGAATCTGGTTGATTGGCTGAAGATGATGGTTGGAAACAGGAGATCAGAAGAAGTGATGGATCCAAACATTGAGACAAAACCATCAATCAGAGCTTTAAAACGGGCACTCTTAACTGCTTTAAGATGCTTGGATCCAGATTCTGAGAAAAGGCCCAAGATGAGCCAAGTTGTGCGTATGCTGGAGTCAGAAGAATACCCTTTAGCAAGAGAG GACCGGAGGAACAGAAGAAACCGAGGGGAAAGTGGTGATATTGATTCCCAAAAGGATTATTCTGACACAGACAAGAGTGAGATTCAAGGTTCTAGATAA
- the LOC112758001 gene encoding ATP-citrate synthase alpha chain protein 2, which yields MARKKIREYQSKRLLKDHLSRLASINLEIQSAQVTESTDFTELTNQHPWLSSTKLVVKPDMLFGKRGKSGLVALNLDIAQVADFVKARLGVEVDIAGCKAPITTFIVEPFVPHDQEFYLSIVSERLGSAISFSDSGGIEIEENWDKVKTIFLPTEKPMTPEACAPLIATLPLEIRGTIGKFIIGVFAVFQDLDFSFLEMNPFTLVNDKPYPLDMRGELDDTAAFKNFNKWGNIEFPLPFGRVLSPTESFIHSLDEKTSASLKFTILNPKGRIWTMVAGGGASVIYADTVGDLGYASELGNYAEYSGAPNEEEVLQYARVVIDCATAEPDGRKRALLIGGGIANFTDVAATFSGIIRALKEKETKLKAARMHIYVRRGGPNYQAGLAKMRALGEELGLPIQVYGPEATMTGICKQAIDCIMSEA from the exons ATGGCTAGGAAGAAGATCAGAGAGTACCAATCCAAGAGGCTCCTCAAGGATCACCTAAGCCGACTCGCTTCCATTAACCTCGAAATTCAATCTGCTCAG GTGACTGAGTCCACGGACTTCACTGAGTTGACTAACCAACACCCATGGCTTTCCTCTACAAAATTGGTGGTCAAGCCTGACATGCTCTTCGGCAAGCGCGGTAAGAGTGGCCTCGTCGCTCTCAATTTGGACATTGCTCAAGTCGCCGATTTTGTCAAAGCACGCCTCGGCGTTGAGGTTGACATCGCTGGTTGCAAGGCACCTATCACCACTTTCATTGTTGAACCCTTTGTTCCACACGATCAAGAATTCTATCTCTCCATTGTTTCCGAACGCCTCGGCTCTGCCATCAGCTTCTCTGATTCTGGCGGCATCGAAATTGAGGAGAACTGGGATAAG GTTAAGACTATATTCCTTCCAACAGAGAAACCTATGACTCCGGAGGCCTGTGCGCCGCTGATTGCTACACTTCCTTTGGAG ATTCGGGGCACAATTGGCAAATTCATAATCGGTGTGTTTGCTGTCTTTCAAG ACTTGGACTTCAGTTTCCTAGAGATGAATCCATTTACACTGGTGAATGACAAGCCATATCCACTGGATATGAGAGGGGAATTGGATGACACTGCTGCATTCAAGAACTTCAACAA GTGGGGTAATATAGAGTTTCCATTGCCTTTTGGAAGAGTTCTGAGCCCCACAGAAAGCTTCATTCATTCCTTGGATGAGAAG ACAAGTGCATCTTTGAAGTTTACTATATTGAACCCAAAAGGACGCATTTGGACAATGGTAGCTGGAGGCGGTGCAAGTGTTATATATGCCGATACT GTTGGAGATTTAGGTTACGCATCAGAGCTTGGAAACTATGCTGAGTATagtggagctccaaatgaggaGGAGGTGTTACAGTATGCAAGAGTTGTAATTGAT TGTGCCACTGCTGAGCCCGATGGCCGTAAGAGAGCCCTTCTTATTGGAGGTGGCATTGCAAACTTCACTGATGTTGCCGCCACGTTTAGTGGGATTATTCGAGCCCTAAAAGAGAAG GAAACAAAGCTTAAAGCTGCAAGAATGCACATTTATGTCAGAAGAGGAGGTCCAAATTATCAGGCTGGTTTAGCGAAGATGCGTGCACTGGGGGAGGAACTGGGACTACCGATTCAG GTTTATGGACCAGAGGCTACAATGACTGGCATATGTAAACAGGCTATTGATTGCATAATGTCTGAAGCATAA
- the LOC140179909 gene encoding uncharacterized protein yields MTMYVCSVAVMMSESRSGDLPSQSIGSHGSNSSMRRRRNIKDQTCFCGLKTTIKKSGTRENPDRLFHTCARHLKGSHCNFFRWVDDDGYAAETETDAEVGGDYDE; encoded by the exons ATGACCATGTATGTTTGTTCAGTCGCTGTTATGATGAGTGAAAGTCGCAGCGGTGACTTGCCGTCTCAGTCTATTGGTAGCCATGGTTCCAACTCTTCTATGCGACGGAGGAGGAATATCAAGGACCAGACATGCTTTTGCGGGTTGAAGACAACGATCAAGAAATCTGGTACAAGAGAGAATCCAGATAGGTTGTTCCACACTTGTGCAAGACACCTG aAGGGAAGCCACTGCAACTTCTTTAGGTGGGTTGATGATGATGGGTATGCAGCAGAGACAGAAACTGATGCAGAGGTTGGTGGTGACTATGATGAATGA
- the LOC112758002 gene encoding S-adenosylmethionine synthase 1, whose amino-acid sequence MDTFLFTSESVNEGHPDKLCDQISDAVLDACLEQDPESKVACETCTKTNLVMVFGEITTKANVDYEKIVRDTCRGIGFVSDDVGLDADNCNVLVYLEQQSPDIAQGVHGNLTKRPEEIGAGDQGHMFGYATDETPEFMPLSHVLATQLGARLTEVRKNGTCTWLRPDGKTQVTVEYYNDNGAMVPVRVHTVLISTQHDETVTNDEIAADLKEHVIKHVIPEKYLDEKTIFHLNPSGRFVIGGPHGDAGLTGRKIIVDTYGGWGAHGGGAFSGKDPTKVDRSGAYIARQAAKSIVASGIARRCIVQISYAIGVPDPLSVFIDTYGTGKVPDREILKIVKENFDFRPGMISNDLDLKRGGNGRFLKTAAYGHFGRDDPDFTWEIVKPLHWEKPQE is encoded by the coding sequence ATGGATACCTTCCTCTTCACTTCTGAGTCAGTGAATGAGGGTCACCCTGATAAGCTTTGTGACCAGATTTCTGATGCAGTCCTTGATGCCTGCCTAGAGCAAGATCCAGAAAGCAAGGTTGCCTGTGAGACCTGCACAAAGACCAACTTGGTCATGGTCTTTGGAGAGATTACCACCAAAGCCAATGTGGACTATGAGAAGATTGTTCGCGACACGTGCCGCGGTATAGGCTTTGTGTCCGATGATGTTGGCCTTGATGCAGACAATTGCAATGTATTGGTTTACCTGGAGCAGCAAAGCCCTGATATTGCACAGGGTGTCCATGGCAACCTCACAAAGCGGCCGGAGGAGATTGGTGCAGGTGATCAGGGTCACATGTTTGGCTATGCCACGGACGAGACACCAGAATTTATGCCTCTCAGTCATGTACTCGCTACCCAGCTCGGTGCTCGCCTCACCGAGGTGCGCAAGAATGGGACCTGCACTTGGTTGAGACCTGATGGGAAAACACAAGTTACTGTGGAATACTACAATGACAATGGCGCAATGGTCCCGGTCCGTGTCCACACTGTTCTGATTTCCACGCAGCATGATGAAACTGTTACCAATGATGAAATTGCTGCTGACCTCAAAGAGCATGTAATTAAGCATGTGATACCTGAGAAGTACTTGGATGAGAAGACCATTTTCCATCTCAACCCGTCTGGCCGGTTCGTGATTGGCGGCCCGCATGGTGATGCCGGCCTCACTGGGCGCAAAATCATTGTCGACACATATGGTGGTTGGGGAGCACATGGTGGCGGTGCCTTCTCTGGGAAGGACCCCACCAAGGTGGATAGGAGTGGAGCCTATATTGCTAGACAGGCTGCAAAGAGTATTGTGGCCAGTGGAATTGCAAGAAGGTGCATTGTGCAAATTTCATATGCAATTGGTGTTCCTGACCCATTATCTGTGTTTATTGACACTTATGGGACAGGGAAGGTTCCAGACAGGGAGATTCTGAAGATTGTGAAGGAGAACTTTGACTTTAGGCCTGGAATGATTTCCAATGATTTGGACCTCAAGAGGGGTGGGAATGGCAGGTTCTTGAAGACTGCTGCTTATGGACATTTTGGAAGAGATGACCCTGATTTCACATGGGAGATTGTGAAGCCTCTCCACTGGGAGAAGCCCCAAGAATAA